The following coding sequences lie in one Streptomyces ortus genomic window:
- a CDS encoding sugar kinase — protein MPLPPPPRAADGHERTADVVCVGETMAVLGPPDGGPLAEQSLLSMAVGGAESNVACALAGLGRRAAWLSRLGDDPFGRRILAELTARGVDVSAVETDPERPTGVYFKDPAPDSGVGHTRTYYYRRGSAASAMGPELARHPALRRARILHLSGVAAALSDSCARLLETLLVRREHGATSGPLVSFDVNHRPALWRRAGHDGTDAARALLALARAADIVFVGRDEAEELWGTARPDDIAHLLATAPAPAVVVVKDAEHGATSYAGGLRTFVPSLPTKVVEPVGAGDAFAAGYLTGVLEDRDEGSRLRLGHLAAAAALRTRDDVPVMPSRTETDRCLILDEGTWAATARR, from the coding sequence GTGCCCCTGCCGCCCCCTCCCCGCGCCGCCGACGGTCATGAACGGACGGCCGACGTCGTGTGCGTCGGCGAGACGATGGCCGTGCTCGGTCCGCCGGACGGCGGCCCGCTCGCCGAGCAGTCCCTGCTGAGCATGGCCGTCGGCGGTGCCGAGTCCAACGTCGCCTGCGCACTCGCCGGACTCGGACGCCGGGCCGCCTGGCTGAGCCGGCTGGGCGACGACCCCTTCGGCCGACGCATCCTGGCCGAACTGACCGCGCGCGGCGTGGACGTGAGCGCCGTGGAGACCGATCCGGAGCGCCCGACCGGCGTCTACTTCAAGGACCCGGCGCCGGACTCCGGCGTCGGCCACACCCGTACGTACTACTACCGACGCGGGTCCGCGGCGTCCGCGATGGGTCCGGAGCTGGCCCGGCATCCCGCGCTCCGCAGAGCCCGGATCCTGCACCTGTCGGGGGTCGCCGCGGCCCTCTCCGACAGCTGCGCGCGCCTGCTGGAGACGCTGCTCGTCCGACGGGAGCACGGTGCCACGTCCGGACCGCTCGTCTCCTTCGACGTGAACCACCGCCCCGCCCTCTGGCGCCGCGCGGGTCACGACGGCACGGACGCCGCCCGCGCTCTGCTGGCGCTCGCCCGCGCCGCGGACATCGTGTTCGTCGGCCGCGACGAGGCCGAGGAGCTGTGGGGCACCGCCCGTCCGGACGACATCGCGCACCTGCTCGCAACCGCGCCCGCACCCGCCGTCGTCGTCGTCAAGGACGCCGAGCACGGAGCGACCTCGTACGCCGGCGGTCTGCGGACGTTCGTGCCCTCGCTGCCCACCAAGGTGGTCGAACCGGTCGGTGCGGGCGACGCGTTCGCGGCCGGCTACCTGACGGGAGTGCTGGAGGACCGCGACGAAGGCTCCCGGCTGCGCCTCGGCCACCTCGCGGCCGCCGCCGCGCTGCGCACCAGGGACGACGTGCCCGTCATGCCCTCGCGTACGGAGACCGACCGCTGCCTCATCCTGGACGAGGGCACCTGGGCCGCCACGGCACGCCGCTGA
- a CDS encoding GntR family transcriptional regulator, whose product MAQTNGRTNRRDIYLKLRQMVLTLELAPGAALSENELAASMGVSRTPVRESLILLAQEGLVQVFPKIGSFVSRVDPGQVADAQFLREAVELASLDDLPAELDPAVVAQLRDNLDRQRRADLGLEEFFDLDEAFHEGLMRLSGHGNVWTTVAAAKGHLDRARRLGLHENVSPAVFVAQHREIFDAIAGGDVPLARTAMRTHLRAVFDDIERIRAHSPELFATDASSVPVRRNIVVWE is encoded by the coding sequence ATGGCTCAAACGAACGGGCGGACGAACCGGCGCGACATCTATCTGAAACTGCGCCAGATGGTCCTGACCCTCGAACTCGCTCCGGGCGCCGCCCTCTCGGAGAACGAACTCGCCGCGTCGATGGGCGTCAGCCGCACGCCCGTGCGCGAGAGCCTGATCCTGCTGGCCCAGGAGGGGCTGGTGCAGGTCTTCCCCAAGATCGGATCGTTCGTCTCCCGGGTCGATCCGGGTCAGGTGGCCGACGCCCAGTTCCTGCGGGAGGCGGTGGAACTGGCCTCACTGGACGATCTGCCCGCCGAGCTGGACCCCGCGGTCGTGGCACAGCTGCGGGACAACCTCGACCGGCAGCGGCGGGCGGACCTCGGCCTGGAGGAGTTCTTCGACCTGGACGAGGCGTTCCACGAGGGTCTGATGCGGCTGAGCGGGCACGGGAACGTCTGGACGACGGTCGCCGCCGCCAAGGGCCACCTGGACCGGGCCCGCCGCCTCGGTCTCCACGAGAACGTGTCGCCGGCCGTGTTCGTCGCCCAGCACCGGGAGATCTTCGACGCGATCGCCGGCGGGGACGTGCCGCTCGCCCGCACGGCCATGCGTACGCATCTGCGGGCCGTCTTCGACGACATCGAGCGCATCCGCGCGCACTCCCCCGAACTGTTCGCCACCGACGCGTCGTCCGTGCCGGTGCGGCGCAACATCGTGGTCTGGGAGTGA
- the manD gene encoding D-mannonate dehydratase ManD — translation MSRIESVEVFVASPGRTFVTLRITTTDGVTGLGDATLNGRELAVAGYLRDHLVPLLIGKDPSRIEDMWQYLYKGAYWRRGPVTMTAIAAVDTALWDILGKTAGLPVYKLLGGRSRDGVLVYSHASGTDVPSLLDDVQRYLELGYKAVRAQAAVPEVGGTYGVRKGKVYEPAATELPDEQPWDTEAYLDFAPRYLEAVRERFGFGFHLLHDVHHRLTPNEAARFGKSVEASRLFWMEDPTPAENQESFRLIRRHTTTPIAVGEVMNSIWDVQHLITEQLIDYVRTTVVHAGGITHLRRIFDLAALHQVRTGSHGATDLSPVSMAAAVHLDIAVPNFGIQEHMGHPDETAEVFRTGVTFADGMLYPSDEPGLGVEYDEKAAERFPYRRRYLPVARRLDGSVHDW, via the coding sequence GTGAGCAGGATCGAGAGCGTCGAGGTGTTCGTCGCCTCCCCCGGCCGGACCTTCGTCACGCTGCGGATCACCACCACGGACGGGGTGACCGGCCTCGGCGACGCCACGCTCAACGGCAGGGAACTGGCCGTCGCCGGCTATCTGCGCGACCACCTGGTCCCGCTGCTGATCGGCAAGGACCCGTCCCGGATCGAGGACATGTGGCAGTACCTCTACAAGGGTGCCTACTGGCGGCGCGGACCCGTCACGATGACCGCCATCGCCGCCGTCGACACCGCCCTGTGGGACATCCTGGGCAAGACCGCGGGACTGCCCGTCTACAAGCTGCTCGGCGGCCGGTCCCGCGACGGCGTGCTGGTCTACTCGCACGCCAGCGGCACCGACGTGCCCTCGCTCCTCGACGACGTCCAGCGCTATCTGGAGCTGGGCTACAAGGCCGTCCGCGCCCAGGCCGCCGTACCCGAGGTCGGAGGCACGTACGGAGTGCGCAAGGGCAAGGTCTACGAGCCCGCCGCGACCGAGCTGCCCGACGAACAGCCCTGGGACACCGAGGCCTATCTCGACTTCGCCCCCAGGTATCTGGAAGCGGTGCGCGAACGCTTCGGCTTCGGCTTCCATCTCCTGCACGACGTGCACCACCGACTCACCCCGAACGAGGCGGCCCGGTTCGGCAAGAGCGTCGAGGCCTCCCGGCTGTTCTGGATGGAGGACCCGACCCCGGCCGAGAACCAGGAGTCGTTCCGGCTGATCCGGCGGCACACCACGACACCGATCGCGGTCGGCGAAGTGATGAACTCGATCTGGGACGTCCAGCACCTCATCACCGAGCAGCTCATCGACTACGTACGCACCACCGTCGTCCACGCGGGCGGCATCACGCATCTGCGCCGGATCTTCGACCTCGCCGCGCTCCACCAGGTGCGCACCGGCTCCCACGGGGCGACCGACCTCTCGCCGGTGAGCATGGCCGCCGCCGTCCACCTGGACATCGCCGTGCCGAACTTCGGCATCCAGGAGCACATGGGCCACCCCGACGAGACCGCCGAGGTGTTCCGTACGGGGGTGACGTTCGCCGACGGCATGCTGTACCCCTCCGACGAGCCAGGCCTCGGAGTCGAGTACGACGAGAAGGCGGCCGAGCGCTTCCCCTACCGGCGGCGCTACCTCCCGGTCGCCCGTCGGCTCGACGGGTCGGTGCACGACTGGTGA
- a CDS encoding L-idonate 5-dehydrogenase gives MRTLTPWMRAVVVHGPDDVRVDERARPVPAAGEVLLAVEWGGICGSDIAYWKKGASGTASLAHPLVLGHEFAGRIAALGDGVTGLDVGRAVTVHPARPVGDGVLPERLAGRTNLYPRVRYFGSAAFDPHTDGGFSEYRTVHADQIRPLPPGVSTEQGALAEPLAVALHAVGRAPELRGRTVLVNGCGPIGSLVAAAARYRGAGRVIAADLSPSSLSVARAMGADEIRDLSAGEGLPEDVDVVFEASGAPAALGPVLRATARGGTLVQVGNLPGTAAPAALGDLVTREITWIGSYRFVEEIDDALRALGDGLDVTPLITHRFPLERAGEALAVAADPTAGSSKVMLRLHAD, from the coding sequence ATGAGGACGCTCACCCCCTGGATGAGGGCGGTCGTGGTGCACGGTCCCGACGATGTACGCGTCGACGAGCGGGCCCGGCCCGTGCCCGCCGCGGGCGAGGTGCTGCTGGCCGTTGAGTGGGGCGGCATCTGCGGATCCGACATCGCGTACTGGAAGAAGGGGGCCTCCGGCACCGCCTCGCTCGCGCATCCGCTGGTCCTCGGGCACGAGTTCGCCGGCCGGATCGCCGCACTCGGCGACGGAGTCACCGGTCTCGACGTGGGGCGTGCGGTCACCGTCCACCCTGCCCGGCCGGTCGGCGACGGCGTCCTGCCCGAACGGCTGGCCGGCCGGACGAACCTCTACCCGCGCGTCCGCTACTTCGGCTCGGCGGCCTTCGACCCGCACACCGACGGCGGGTTCAGCGAGTACCGCACGGTCCACGCGGACCAGATCCGGCCGCTGCCGCCCGGCGTGAGCACCGAACAGGGCGCCCTCGCCGAGCCGTTGGCCGTCGCGCTGCACGCCGTCGGCCGGGCCCCGGAGCTGCGCGGCCGTACGGTCCTGGTCAACGGCTGCGGTCCGATCGGCTCCCTGGTCGCCGCCGCCGCCCGGTACCGCGGGGCGGGGCGGGTGATCGCCGCGGACCTGTCGCCGTCCTCGCTCTCCGTCGCCCGCGCCATGGGCGCCGACGAGATCCGCGACCTCTCCGCGGGCGAAGGGCTGCCCGAGGACGTGGACGTGGTCTTCGAGGCGTCCGGCGCCCCGGCCGCGCTCGGCCCGGTCCTGCGGGCTACCGCCCGCGGCGGCACCCTCGTCCAGGTCGGCAACCTGCCCGGTACGGCCGCGCCGGCGGCCCTCGGTGACCTGGTGACCCGGGAGATCACGTGGATCGGCTCGTACCGCTTCGTCGAGGAGATCGACGACGCGCTGCGCGCACTCGGGGACGGGCTGGACGTCACGCCGCTGATCACCCACCGCTTCCCGCTGGAACGGGCCGGGGAGGCGCTCGCCGTCGCCGCCGACCCGACCGCCGGAAGCAGCAAGGTCATGCTGCGGCTGCACGCCGACTGA
- a CDS encoding MFS transporter gives MKDSVIAAQQTPSAQRSTRDLTRAAVSGWLGTAMEFMDFQLYSLAAAIVFNKIFFPDVSPAIGLIAAMATYGVGYVARLAGAVYFGRMGDRLGRKKVLYITILLMGASTTLIGALPTYATIGILAPILLVALRLVQGFGAGAEIAGATVMLAEYAPVKRRGLISSLVSLGTNSGTLAASGLWAILLAVLSEDQLLSWGWRLPFLLSFGLMIFAVWVRRSLKESPVFEERPDVVDGVALARDEVESVIATADEHQGSVLAAGIRQRKGKAFFLALGLRFGQAGNSGLMQTFLVGYIATNLAVGRSVPTDAIVYGSLAGFATVPLIGLLGDRFGRRSVYLALSALTVVLAFPVMLLITSGSTSGVMLGMVLGLNVGVLGLFSLESVTMAELFGSRTRFTQLALSKEIGGILATAIGPVLAATLTAVTDSWWPIAAMLIVYSLITFVSAYLAPETRGRDLVRLEDAV, from the coding sequence ATGAAGGACAGCGTCATAGCCGCTCAGCAGACGCCTTCCGCCCAGCGCAGCACCCGCGATCTGACCCGCGCCGCCGTCTCGGGCTGGCTCGGCACGGCCATGGAGTTCATGGACTTCCAGCTCTACTCGCTGGCCGCCGCGATCGTCTTCAACAAGATCTTCTTCCCGGACGTCAGCCCGGCCATCGGACTGATCGCCGCGATGGCCACCTACGGCGTCGGATACGTCGCCCGGCTCGCCGGAGCCGTCTACTTCGGGCGGATGGGCGACCGGCTCGGCCGCAAGAAGGTCCTCTACATCACCATCCTGTTGATGGGCGCCTCCACCACCCTGATCGGCGCCCTGCCCACCTACGCCACCATCGGCATCCTCGCGCCGATCCTGCTCGTCGCACTGCGGCTGGTGCAGGGCTTCGGCGCGGGCGCCGAGATCGCCGGGGCCACCGTCATGCTGGCCGAGTACGCGCCCGTCAAACGGCGCGGCCTGATCTCCTCGCTGGTGTCGCTCGGCACGAACTCCGGGACGCTCGCCGCGTCCGGCCTGTGGGCCATCCTGCTCGCCGTGCTCAGCGAGGACCAACTGCTCTCCTGGGGATGGCGGTTGCCCTTCCTGCTGAGCTTCGGCCTGATGATCTTCGCGGTCTGGGTGCGCCGCAGCCTCAAGGAGAGCCCGGTCTTCGAGGAGCGCCCCGACGTCGTCGACGGCGTGGCGCTGGCCCGTGACGAGGTCGAGTCCGTGATCGCCACCGCCGACGAGCACCAGGGCAGCGTGCTGGCGGCGGGTATTCGGCAGCGCAAGGGCAAGGCGTTCTTCCTCGCGCTGGGCCTGCGCTTCGGCCAGGCGGGCAACTCCGGCCTGATGCAGACGTTCCTCGTCGGTTACATCGCCACCAACCTCGCGGTCGGCCGGTCCGTACCGACGGACGCGATCGTGTACGGCTCACTGGCGGGCTTCGCCACCGTGCCGCTGATCGGTCTGCTGGGCGACCGCTTCGGACGCCGCTCGGTCTACCTCGCGCTCTCCGCCCTGACCGTCGTCCTCGCCTTCCCGGTCATGCTCCTGATCACCTCGGGATCGACCTCGGGCGTGATGCTCGGCATGGTCCTCGGCCTGAACGTCGGAGTCCTCGGACTGTTCTCGCTGGAAAGCGTCACCATGGCCGAACTCTTCGGCTCCCGCACCCGGTTCACCCAGCTCGCCCTCTCCAAGGAGATCGGCGGCATCCTCGCCACCGCGATCGGCCCGGTCCTCGCGGCCACGCTCACCGCCGTCACCGACAGCTGGTGGCCCATCGCCGCCATGCTCATCGTCTACTCGCTCATCACCTTCGTCAGCGCGTACCTCGCGCCCGAGACTCGCGGACGCGACCTGGTCCGGCTGGAGGACGCCGTATGA
- a CDS encoding helix-turn-helix domain-containing protein: protein MGTADAVGSPIDSEVFDRRVPDGQSAGPVLPRLVLGARLRALREEKGISREAAGDVIRASRSKISRLEAGRHGCKLRDVADLLTHYGVTDEAERATLLALAEEANAPAWWQYYSDVVPPWMQTCLGAEQAASVIRCFEVQRVPALLQTPAYARASLRLAHPGAGAQEIERRVTLRMERRRVLRRKPPAQLWAVIDEAALRRPVGGVDTMRAQLAHLIEVCRLPQVSVQVIPFTAGGYAAEAGPVTLVRLPGGQLPDVVCLEQLATALYPDKQADIERYWDVLNRLGLEAEPPEETPTILHRILQET, encoded by the coding sequence ATGGGCACCGCAGACGCCGTTGGTTCACCGATCGACAGTGAGGTCTTCGACCGCAGAGTCCCGGACGGCCAGTCGGCCGGTCCCGTGCTGCCACGTCTGGTACTGGGCGCACGGCTGCGCGCGCTGCGGGAGGAGAAGGGGATCTCCCGCGAGGCCGCGGGGGATGTCATCCGCGCCTCCCGGTCCAAGATCAGCCGTCTGGAAGCCGGCCGGCACGGGTGCAAACTCCGTGACGTGGCCGATCTGCTCACGCACTACGGAGTCACGGACGAGGCCGAGCGCGCCACCTTGCTGGCGCTGGCCGAAGAGGCCAACGCCCCCGCCTGGTGGCAGTACTACAGCGATGTGGTGCCCCCGTGGATGCAGACCTGCCTCGGCGCCGAACAGGCGGCGAGCGTCATCCGCTGCTTCGAGGTGCAGCGCGTGCCCGCCCTCCTGCAGACCCCCGCCTACGCGCGCGCCTCCCTCCGCCTCGCCCACCCGGGCGCCGGCGCGCAGGAGATCGAGCGGCGCGTCACCCTGCGCATGGAGCGCCGGCGGGTGCTGCGCCGGAAGCCGCCCGCCCAGCTGTGGGCCGTCATCGACGAGGCCGCACTGAGGCGCCCGGTGGGCGGCGTCGACACGATGCGCGCCCAGCTCGCGCATCTCATCGAGGTCTGCCGGCTTCCCCAGGTCTCCGTCCAGGTCATCCCGTTCACCGCAGGCGGTTACGCGGCGGAGGCCGGTCCGGTCACCCTCGTGCGGCTGCCCGGCGGCCAACTGCCCGACGTGGTCTGCCTCGAACAGCTGGCCACCGCCCTGTATCCCGACAAGCAGGCGGACATCGAGCGCTACTGGGATGTCCTGAACCGCCTGGGCCTCGAAGCCGAGCCGCCGGAGGAGACGCCCACGATCCTCCACCGCATCCTCCAGGAGACCTGA
- the pgm gene encoding phosphoglucomutase (alpha-D-glucose-1,6-bisphosphate-dependent) has translation MQDARAGQVAGPGDLVDVARLVTAYYALHPDPAEPGQRVAFGTSGHRGSSLATAFNEDHIAATSQAICEYRTAQGTDGPLFLGADTHALSEPARVTALEVFAANDVSVLIDQGDGYTPTPAVSHAILTHNRGRTSGLADGVVVTPSHNPPADGGFKYNPPNGGPAGSEATSWIQDRANEIITAGLKDVRRIPWARALTAPGTGRHDFLGAYVADLPSVLDLDAIRAAGVRIGADPLGGASVAYWGRIAEQHRLDLTVVNPLADPTWRFMTLDWDGKIRMDCSSPYAMASLIEQRDRFDIATGNDADADRHGIVTPDGGLLNPNHYLAVAISYLFSHRKEWPAEAGIGKTLVSSGMIDRVAADVGRKLVEVPVGFKWFVDGLSDGTLGFGGEESAGASFLRRDGSVWTTDKDGIILALLASEITAVTGETPSQHYARLTGRFGAPAYARIDAPASREEKALLAKLSPRQVTADTLAGEPVTSVLTEAPGNGAALGGVKVSTANAWFAARPSGTEDVYKIYAESFSGPDHLRQIQEEARSMVLAALNT, from the coding sequence ATGCAGGACGCGCGAGCAGGACAGGTCGCCGGACCCGGTGACCTCGTCGATGTGGCCCGCCTGGTCACGGCGTACTACGCGCTGCACCCGGACCCGGCCGAGCCCGGGCAGCGGGTCGCCTTCGGTACCTCGGGGCACCGCGGCTCGTCACTCGCGACGGCGTTCAACGAGGACCACATCGCGGCCACCAGCCAGGCCATCTGCGAGTACCGCACCGCCCAGGGCACCGACGGCCCCCTCTTCCTGGGCGCCGACACCCACGCGCTGTCCGAGCCCGCGCGCGTCACGGCACTCGAGGTGTTCGCCGCCAACGACGTGAGCGTCCTCATCGACCAGGGCGACGGCTACACGCCCACCCCCGCGGTCTCGCACGCCATCCTCACCCACAACCGGGGCCGCACCTCCGGCCTCGCCGACGGTGTGGTGGTCACCCCCTCGCACAACCCGCCCGCCGACGGCGGCTTCAAGTACAACCCGCCGAACGGCGGCCCGGCCGGCTCCGAGGCGACCTCCTGGATCCAGGACCGCGCCAACGAGATCATCACCGCGGGCCTGAAGGACGTACGCCGCATCCCCTGGGCCCGTGCCCTGACCGCGCCCGGCACCGGCCGCCACGACTTCCTCGGCGCCTACGTCGCCGACCTGCCGAGCGTGCTGGACCTGGACGCGATCCGGGCGGCCGGCGTGCGCATCGGCGCCGATCCGCTGGGCGGCGCCTCGGTCGCCTACTGGGGCCGGATCGCCGAGCAGCACCGGCTGGACCTGACGGTGGTCAACCCACTCGCCGACCCCACCTGGCGTTTCATGACGCTGGACTGGGACGGCAAGATCCGGATGGACTGCTCCTCGCCGTACGCCATGGCCTCGCTCATCGAGCAGCGCGACCGGTTCGACATCGCCACCGGCAACGACGCCGACGCCGACCGGCACGGCATCGTCACCCCGGACGGCGGTCTGCTCAACCCCAACCACTACCTGGCCGTGGCGATCTCGTACCTCTTCTCGCACCGCAAGGAGTGGCCCGCCGAGGCAGGGATCGGCAAGACCCTCGTCTCGTCCGGGATGATCGACCGGGTCGCGGCGGACGTCGGCCGGAAGCTGGTCGAAGTCCCCGTCGGATTCAAGTGGTTCGTGGATGGCCTGTCCGACGGGACGCTCGGTTTCGGTGGCGAGGAGTCGGCGGGCGCGTCCTTCCTGCGCCGCGACGGCTCGGTGTGGACCACCGACAAGGACGGCATCATCCTGGCCCTGCTCGCCTCCGAGATCACGGCCGTCACCGGCGAGACGCCCTCCCAGCACTACGCGCGCCTCACCGGGCGCTTCGGCGCCCCCGCCTACGCGCGCATCGACGCCCCGGCCTCCCGCGAGGAGAAGGCGCTGCTCGCGAAGCTGTCCCCGCGCCAGGTCACCGCCGACACCCTGGCGGGCGAGCCGGTCACCTCGGTCCTCACCGAGGCCCCCGGCAACGGCGCAGCCCTCGGCGGGGTCAAGGTCTCCACGGCCAACGCCTGGTTCGCGGCCCGCCCTTCGGGCACCGAGGACGTCTACAAGATCTACGCGGAGTCGTTCTCAGGACCGGATCACCTGCGGCAGATCCAGGAGGAGGCCAGGTCCATGGTGCTCGCGGCCCTGAACACCTGA
- a CDS encoding SAM-dependent methyltransferase, translating into MTDEAENSGPAGLRKIDTSVPQSARIWNYWLGGKDNYEVDRLAGDAFRAVFPGIETGARAARYFLARAVRQLAAEEGIRQFLDVGTGLPNVDNTHQIAQRVAPESRIVYVDNDQLVLAHARALLTSTPEGVTNYVDADLRDPRTIVREAAKTLDFDQPVALMLMGILGHIEDYDEARSIVRQLVDALPSGSYLVQYDSTDTSKEYVEAIQQYNEGGSIPYILRSPKQIEGFFEGLELLEPGVASCSRWRPDTEALGLPAEVHQYGGVALKR; encoded by the coding sequence ATGACTGACGAGGCAGAGAACTCCGGACCTGCGGGACTCCGCAAGATCGACACCTCCGTGCCGCAGTCGGCCCGGATCTGGAACTACTGGCTGGGCGGCAAGGACAACTACGAGGTCGACCGGTTGGCCGGCGACGCGTTCCGCGCGGTCTTCCCCGGTATCGAGACCGGCGCGCGTGCCGCCCGGTACTTCCTCGCCCGCGCGGTCCGTCAGCTGGCCGCCGAGGAGGGCATCCGGCAGTTCCTGGACGTCGGCACCGGACTGCCCAACGTGGACAACACCCACCAGATCGCCCAGCGGGTGGCGCCCGAGAGCCGCATCGTCTACGTCGACAACGACCAACTGGTGCTGGCACACGCCCGCGCGCTGCTCACCAGCACACCGGAAGGTGTCACCAACTACGTCGACGCCGATCTGCGCGACCCCCGCACGATCGTGCGGGAAGCCGCGAAGACGCTCGACTTCGACCAGCCGGTCGCCCTCATGCTGATGGGCATCCTGGGACACATCGAGGACTACGACGAGGCGCGCTCGATCGTGCGGCAGCTGGTGGACGCGCTGCCGTCCGGCAGCTACCTCGTGCAGTACGACAGCACCGACACCAGCAAGGAGTACGTCGAGGCCATCCAGCAGTACAACGAGGGCGGTTCGATCCCGTATATCCTGCGCAGCCCGAAGCAGATCGAGGGCTTCTTCGAGGGGCTGGAGCTGCTCGAACCGGGTGTGGCGTCGTGCTCGCGCTGGCGTCCCGACACCGAGGCCCTGGGGCTGCCCGCCGAGGTGCACCAGTACGGCGGTGTCGCCCTCAAGCGCTGA
- a CDS encoding mannitol dehydrogenase family protein, with amino-acid sequence MSADDPLGLDRGALPRLAPALRPAVDPAALRTRVVHFGLGAFHRAHQAVYTEQAAARSGEPWGITAVAPRSAGTVRALRDQDCLYSLTERRPDGHRTRVVGSVVGALAMSPDAAAVDALLADPEVTVVTLTVTEKGYHRSASTGGLDLTAGPVAADLAAGPDGPLTTVVGRLAAGLAARMRAGAPPVAVVSCDNMAGNGAALSRAVHDFVRASAWPDRSRILDRTAEAVVFPATVVDRIVPATGEADLATAAAALGVRDALAVTAEPYRQWVLEDSFTAARPPWELDGALFVPDVAPYQLTKLRLLNGAHSALAHLGLAAGLTTIAETMATDWGERLVRALCAEVAPTLPAGGPDPVAYADDLVVRFRNPAMRHLLRQIGSDASLKITERWLPALRELRSRPARAPAGTVTPVLELALAGWAHGTRRTSGSRASAGSVAPCDPAAEALAACWGSATRPAETVRALLRVLGATDLADDDTLTAAVADRLPALDAGRVEI; translated from the coding sequence GTGAGCGCCGACGACCCGCTGGGCCTGGACCGAGGGGCCCTTCCCCGGCTCGCACCCGCACTGCGGCCCGCCGTCGACCCGGCCGCACTGCGCACCCGTGTCGTCCACTTCGGCCTCGGCGCCTTCCACCGGGCCCACCAGGCCGTGTACACCGAGCAGGCCGCCGCCCGCTCCGGTGAGCCGTGGGGCATCACCGCGGTCGCGCCCCGCTCGGCCGGGACCGTGCGCGCCCTGCGCGACCAGGACTGTCTGTACTCGCTCACCGAACGCCGCCCGGACGGACACCGCACCCGCGTCGTGGGCTCGGTCGTCGGCGCGTTGGCCATGAGCCCGGACGCCGCAGCCGTCGACGCCCTGCTCGCCGATCCCGAGGTGACGGTCGTGACGCTGACCGTGACGGAGAAGGGCTATCACCGTTCGGCGTCGACCGGCGGTCTCGACCTCACGGCCGGGCCCGTCGCCGCCGACCTCGCGGCCGGCCCCGACGGGCCGCTCACCACGGTGGTCGGGCGGCTCGCCGCCGGCCTCGCCGCCCGGATGCGGGCCGGTGCGCCCCCGGTCGCCGTCGTGTCCTGCGACAACATGGCGGGCAACGGCGCCGCCCTGAGCCGGGCCGTCCACGACTTCGTCCGCGCGTCCGCCTGGCCTGACCGCTCGCGGATCCTGGACCGGACGGCCGAAGCCGTCGTCTTCCCCGCGACCGTGGTGGACCGGATCGTGCCCGCCACCGGCGAAGCCGACCTGGCGACGGCCGCCGCCGCGCTCGGCGTCCGGGACGCGCTCGCCGTGACGGCTGAGCCGTACCGTCAGTGGGTCCTGGAGGACTCCTTCACCGCGGCCCGGCCGCCCTGGGAACTCGACGGTGCCCTGTTCGTCCCGGATGTGGCGCCCTACCAGCTCACCAAACTGCGGCTGCTGAACGGCGCCCACTCCGCCCTCGCCCACCTCGGCCTGGCCGCGGGCCTCACCACGATCGCCGAGACCATGGCGACGGACTGGGGCGAGCGTCTCGTCCGGGCGCTGTGCGCGGAGGTGGCCCCCACGCTCCCCGCGGGCGGCCCAGACCCCGTCGCCTACGCCGACGATCTCGTCGTACGTTTCCGCAATCCCGCGATGCGTCATCTGCTGCGGCAGATCGGCTCCGACGCGTCGTTGAAGATCACGGAGCGGTGGCTGCCCGCACTGCGCGAACTGCGCTCCCGCCCCGCGAGAGCGCCGGCCGGCACGGTGACCCCGGTACTGGAACTCGCCCTGGCCGGCTGGGCGCACGGCACCCGCCGGACCTCCGGTTCCCGCGCCTCCGCCGGTTCCGTCGCCCCCTGCGATCCCGCCGCCGAGGCGCTCGCCGCCTGCTGGGGGTCCGCGACCCGGCCCGCCGAGACGGTACGCGCGCTGCTGCGTGTCCTGGGCGCGACGGATCTGGCGGACGACGACACCCTCACGGCGGCCGTCGCGGACCGCCTCCCCGCCCTGGACGCCGGACGCGTCGAGATCTAG